Proteins from a single region of Argiope bruennichi chromosome 6, qqArgBrue1.1, whole genome shotgun sequence:
- the LOC129971468 gene encoding uncharacterized protein LOC129971468 produces MNGNKNYSRRRENGNQSSADHYEPPRAVDVYSPSSSRLNCQRMADPFEREKQDYQYEREENIRIRSFCEGRESKTEREPFQTIHDQRAYANRQNQQRGRVNQRRNNRGNFGGRRNSFNRPRSDTESVSSCDSRSQIPQGPMNQRRNDRGNSGGRRNNFNRTQSRSSDSESVSSCDSHSRFPKSNVGFSISNKNPSHCHSASDTSELFSHYSNTQKDKNADADPVKVNDFSSENFNSMLTSRGTEHTNFDHLPRNNSQFDMNYDAANLNAKSSRNMLNEYKNYLKQLDPAQVIMECRQQVEDDAKESIAKCLTKIREISSQNHGSMLKLHLENLLQQQNQFEDYIAKVKGQLPLLFSSTKQDLLENCEKIVKDVKKECNMFNRSLPAYAYKGSILKKILDNQVTIISSDSAYFLNILLPIFIKSEFPDHHLFCSEPCQVLTENLRKNVFQLLYDKTQTDEIDEIKFKNEMNFVTVDEMLNLFIDDYTFKEKKNFAILNLSLKRSLNQDIVLSYLKDILLENEHLRLVLTTTVYDNIYKYEKYFLNKINVATFKMPSLTLPVKIFWKNSALQPTDDYINEVAKTVLSIHILNDFGDVMAFLPTSADTKSASTEINKKLCDLQFNDLKCEILNENSPQKPCLELFNKRPSGKRTVFLVTDCSEMLVFPSVRYIVDCGLRKEYIFDSDKKMDVLSTTFISRSKSKLRKSLAGSFGTGFCYRLYSKEDYLEMPHNEYPEILTINPFNSMIKIFQYRPDTATTVEFVESLPESTKESALELLKKYNAIKDNTLTDLGKDIVKLPFPAKYSKLVLLGIHWGLAYEAVILVAFFSVKGRVFQFSTDIDRQREIDAVKLSLVQHDSDTLSYLYIYKMWLDSKCSEVWCEKHYINYNTLNNVHAKVNEICQIVGESLKENINQEFVNTGKSSAISLLEMLFDCFLENLCVFTGHYRSGYRVLSSHCIAFLHPSSIICQMENLPQFIIFDHMLSTNREFLMSITSIPPDFITKAMAEHQIDFDYSDMFEKSLVPRIIEPVGERMIKQVLLGKKGKKLKAIEAHIKSLLSTESLVIEPVAEKGQVLIYALKDQIDEAFTLLDNILKQQFQDLVNLEQIHILEMKRGQIVIPIEMKWLRGGQVASLKIGNNSQGIVNNASDTETEENPPDQQPCVIQQSINVTWIRRPCNGKGFVTFRNEDFMRARKLSMRSFRIFDSNMFVQVSRNEKNQLYITGIPEEAEPFDLQTFFSDLLPDVKPIEIELKYSAPFETSKEDLQEIENRLKEICYKFSNLSNFEVVIPPPTPTATIMEAFINVKDKEDIELAIENLSNCKIGNAKLVCKPVYHSIIKCSLKISEALKPRFKQTLIEFQNKLKEKFVCKELFEFTISQTSDDLVVIKMLSNKQEILLMLQRVINQLLEGEILNKSFSSKLNKIFCHGGHLWLRSFEKTSNILIIEDYNNKTLRLYGSKENCHNCKQRILQFLEDRENEAMVVIPLSGQRKLLKEIIKKYGANLEKFIESCELQTAVLDIKSCSISLHGSQDSIEKAAGCLKELATGLHSSDSSEVMSSAEKCPLCLCPAFNLTFRLESCGHLYCSECIEGLMEQAEFPLRCCAEECDQYILLDDICKALGDDPARIKVMLEKSMKYYLERHADDIIHCPAPDCPMFFFKDEVVGDKHNCRLCQNDICINCNAVYHQGVTCDMYQGSKEDPDYSFKVWQKSTVQCKQCPKCKTAIEKIEGCNRMKCESCNGIFCWICLKAFDGFIEAYNHIDAAHPGLLFA; encoded by the exons atgaaTGGCAATAAAAATTACTCTCGGAGAAGGGAAAATGGAAACCAGAGTTCTGCAGATCATTATGAACCACCCCGTGCAGTTGATGTATATTCTCCATCGAGCAGTAGATTAAATTGCCAAAGAATGGCTGATCCATTTGAAAGAGAAAAGCAGGATTATCAATATGAAAGAGAAGAAAACATTCGCATAAGATCCTTCTGCGAAGGCCGGGAATCAAAAACTGAAAGGGAACCATTTCAGACGATTCATGATCAAAGAGCTTATGCAAATCGTCAGAATCAGCAAAGAGGCCGTGTGAATCAAAGACGCAATAACAGAGGTAATTTCGGAGGGAgaagaaatagttttaatagaCCAAGATCTGATACTGAAAGTGTTTCATCATGCGATTCACGTTCCCAGATTCCCCAAGGCCCTATGAATCAAAGGCGTAATGACAGAGGTAATTCTGGTGgaagaagaaacaattttaatagaacTCAATCAAGATCTTCTGATTCCGAAAGTGTTTCATCATGTGATTCACATTCACGATTTCCGAAGTCAAATGTCGGTTTCAGTATCTCAAACAAGAATCCATCACATTGTCACTCTGCTTCCGATACATCTGAACTGTTTTCCCATTACTCCAACACTCAAAAAGACAAGAATGCCGATGCAGATCCTGTTAAGgtgaatgatttttcttctgagaattttaattcaatgctcACTTCTCGAGGTACCGAACATACTAATTTCGATCATTTACCAAGGAACAACAGTCAGTTTGATATGAATTATGATGCAGCAAATCTAAATGCAAAAAGTTCCAGAAATATGCTAaacgaatataaaaattatttaaagcaattagATCCGGCACAAGTAATTATGGAGTGCAGGCAGCAAGTTGAGGATGATGCTAAAGAATCTATTGCTAAATGTCTAACAAAAATTAGGGAGATATCTTCACAAAATCATGGTTCTATGTTAAAATTGCACTTAGAGAATTTACTCCAACAACAAAATCAGTTTGAGGATTACATAGCTAAAGTTAAGGGACAGCTACCCTTATTATTTTCTTCCACTAAGCAAGACCTTCTAGAGAACTgtgaaaaaattgtgaaagatGTTAAAAAAGAATGTAACATGTTTAATAGATCTCTACCTGCATATGCCTACAAAggatctatattaaaaaaaatacttgataatCAAGTTACCATTATTAGTTCTGATTCTGCATACTTTCTTAACATTCTCCtgccaatttttattaaaagtgaatttcCTGATCATCATTTATTTTGTTCTGAACCTTGTCAGgtattaactgaaaatttaagaaagaatgtcTTTCAACTTCTGTATGACAAGACTCAAACGGATGAAatcgatgaaataaaatttaaaaatgaaatgaattttgtgACTGTTGATGAGATGCTAAATTTGTTTATTGATGATTATActtttaaagagaagaaaaattttgccattttgaatTTGTCATTGAAAAGATCATTGAATCAAGATATTGTCTTGTCTTatctaaaagatattttactaGAAAATGAGCATTTAAGATTAGTTTTAACAACAACAGTTtatgacaatatttataaatatgaaaagtattttttaaataaaattaatgttgcaACATTCAAAATGCCTTCGTTGACTCTccctgttaaaatattttggaaaaattctgcTCTTCAACCAACTGATGATTATATTAATGAAGTTGCTAAAACAGTGCTTTCCATTCATATCTTGAATGATTTTGGAGATGTGATGGCATTTCTCCCTACTAGTGCTGATACAAAATCTGCAtcaactgaaattaataaaaaattatgcgaTTTGCAATTTAATGATTTGAAATgcgaaatattaaatgaaaatagccCTCAAAAACcttgtttagaattatttaataaaagaccTTCTGGCAAGAGAACAGTATTTTTAGTCACTGACTGTAGCGAAATGCTTGTTTTTCCTTCTGTTCGTTATATTGTGGATTGTGGCTTACGAAAAGAATACATATTTGATAGTGATAAAAAGATGGATGTGTTATCTACAACATTCATTTCTCGCAGTAAATCGAAACTTCGTAAAAGCTTGGCTGGATCTTTTGGTACTGGTTTTTGTTATCGTTTGTATAGCAAAGAAGATTATCTAGAAATGCCTCATAATGAATATCCAGAAATTTTAACTATCAATCCATTTAATAGTATGATAAAAATCTTTCAGTATAGACCAGATACTGCAACCACTGTAGAATTTGTAGAGTCCTTGCCTGAGAGTACTAAAGAAAGTgctttagaattattaaaaaaatataatgctattAAAGATAATACTCTGACAGATTTGGGGAAAGATATTGTAAAATTGCCTTTTCCTGCAAAGTACTCAAAACTTGTCTTATTGGGTATCCATTGGGGTTTAGCTTATGAAGCTGTTAttcttgttgcatttttttctgtaaaaggtAGAGTCTTTCAGTTTTCTACTGATATCGATCGACAAAGAGAGATAGACGCTGTGAAACTGAGCCTTGTCCAACATGATAGTGATACTCTCTCTTATCTCTACATTTATAAAATGTGGTTGGATAGCAAATGTAGTGAAGTTTGGTGTGAAAAGCACTATATTAATTACAATACGCTAAATAACGTGCATGcgaaagtaaatgaaatatgtCAGATTGTTGGAGAatctttaaaggaaaatataaatcaagaatTTGTAAACACCGGAAAGAGTTCTGCAATATCTTTGTTAGAAATGCTTTTTGATTGCTTTTTAGAGAATCTTTGTGTTTTCACTGGTCATTACAGAAGCGGATATCGAGTGTTATCTTCACATTGTATTGCTTTTCTTCACCCTTCTTCCATTATCTGCCAGATGGAAAATTTGccacaatttataatttttgatcacATGCTTTCCACGAATAGAGAGTTCCTAATGTCTATAACTTCAATACCTCCTGATTTCATCACGAAAGCTATGGCTGAGCATCAAATTGATTTTGATTACTCGGatatgtttgaaaaatctttaGTTCCAAGGATTATTGAACCTGTTGGGGAACGAATGATAAAACAAGTTCTGTTGGGcaagaaaggaaaaaagttaAAAGCAATCGAAGCTCACATTAAGTCATTGTTGTCGACTGAATCGCTAGTTATTGAACCAGTTGCTGAAAAAGGACAGGttttaatatatgctttaaaGGATCAGATTGATGAAGCATTTACGTTGCtggataatatattaaaacagcAATTTCAAGATCTTGTTAACTTAGAGCAGATTCATATTCTGGAAATGAAGAGAGGACAAATTGTAATACCTATTGAAATGAAATGGCTTAGAGGGGGACAAGTTGCCTctctaaaaattggaaataattccCAGGGCATAGTTAATAATGCAAGTGACACTGAGACTGAAGAAAATCCACCTGATCAGCAGCCCTGCGTTATTCAACAATCCATTAATGTAACTTGGATTAGACGTCCTTGCAACGGTAAAGGTTTTGTGACCTTCCGTAATGAAGACTTTATGAGAGCTCGTAAATTGTCAATGAGAAGCTTTCGTATATTTGATTCTAATATGTTTGTACAAGTTAGTAGGAATGAAAAGAATCAATTATATATTACTGGAATACCTGAAGAAGCTGAACCTTTTGacttacaaacatttttttctgatttattaccTGATGTAAAGCCTATTGAAATTGAACTGAAGTATTCAGCTCCATTTGAAACCTCTAAAGAAGATTTACAAGAAATCGAGAATAGGCTCAAAGAAATTTGCTATAAGTTTtcaaatctttccaattttgaagTAGTTATACCTCCTCCTACACCAACGGCTACTATTATGGAAGCCTTCATAAACGTTAAAGATAAAGAAGATATTGAATTAGCTATTGAAAATCTATCAAATTGCAAGATTGGCAATGCGAAATTGGTATGTAAACCTGTATACCACTCAATAATTaaatgtagtttaaaaatatCCGAGGCCTTAAAACCCCGGTTTAAGCAAACTTTGAttgaatttcagaacaaattaaaagaaaagtttgtaTGTAAGGAACTTTTTGAATTTACTATAAGTCAAACATCAGATGATTTAGTTGttatcaaaatgttatcaaataagCAAGAAATTTTGTTAATGCTACAACGAGTCATTAATCAATTATTAGAAGGAGAAATACTGAATAAGAGTTTCAGTTCCAAGCTGAACAAGATATTCTGCCATGGTGGTCACTTGTGGCTAAGAAGCTTTGAGAAAACATCTAACATTCTTATTATtgaagattataataataaaactcttaGACTGTATGGATCCAAAGAAAATTGTCACAACTGTAAGCAGAGAATCCTACAATTCTTAGAGGATCGAGAAAATGAAGCAATGGTAGTAATTCCACTATCTGGCCAGAGGAagcttttgaaagaaataataaagaaatatggaGCTAATCTTGAGAAGTTTATTGAATCTTGCGAGTTACAAACTGCTGTGTTGGACATCAAGTCATGCTCTATTTCTTTACATGGAAGTCAAGATAGCATTGAAAAG GCTGCAGGCTGTTTAAAAGAATTAGCTACTGGATTGCATTCAAGTGATTCATCTGAGGTTATGTCCAGTGCAGAAAAATGTCCCTTGTGTCTTTGCCCGGCTTTCAATTTGACATTTCGATTGGAATCATGTGGGCATTTGTATTGCAGTGAATGTATTGAAGGACTAATGGAACAAGCAGAATTTCCTCTTCGTTGCTGTGCCGAG gaatgcGACCAATATATTTTACTTGATGATATTTGTAAAGCACTTGGAGACGATCCAGCTAGAATCAAAGTAATGTTggaaaaatctatgaaatattatCTTGAAAGACATGCTGATGATATAATTCACTGTCCAGCTCCAGATTGTCCCATGTTTTTCTTCAAAGATGAAGTAGTTGGTGATAAACATAACTGCCGTTTGTGTCAGAATGACATATGTATTAA TTGCAATGCTGTGTATCACCAAGGAGTGACTTGCGACATGTACCAAGGTTCTAAGGAAGATCCTGATTATTCTTTTAAG gtgTGGCAAAAATCTACTGTGCAATGTAAACAATGTCCAAAATGCAAAACTGCTATTGAGAAAATTGAAGGATGTAATCGCATGAAATGCGAGTCTTGCAATGGAATATTCTGTTGGATATGTTTGAAAGCATTTGACGGTTTTATTGAAGCTTATAATCACATAGATGCGGCTCACCCAGGATTGTTATTTGCCTAA